One segment of Theobroma cacao cultivar B97-61/B2 chromosome 9, Criollo_cocoa_genome_V2, whole genome shotgun sequence DNA contains the following:
- the LOC18590235 gene encoding uncharacterized protein At1g08160: protein MQDSSRPVTGYPVQNLNGCAPPPPASLATAYPYVNPNPYPYYPPPRPQNPRPTFFRRLFVAFAILVIIFGTILLIFWLVLRPHLPDFSLESLSLSNFNASNQRVTATWNAQFQVFNPNKKLSISYGDIVSSVFHKDYLLTETRIGSFVQGTRNVSTVQASYSVLDSYVEAKVVDAINGERSRGEVKFSVRVLADVAFRYGGWRGRRRVLRVWCNDVALSGSSGKMTGGPTKCSVD, encoded by the coding sequence ATGCAAGACTCTTCCAGGCCCGTAACCGGCTACCCAGTGCAGAACCTTAACGGCTGCGCTCCTCCACCACCCGCTTCCTTGGCCACCGCCTACCCTTACGTTAACCCCAACCCATACCCTTACTATCCACCGCCGCGGCCCCAAAACCCACGCCCCACCTTCTTCCGCCGCCTATTTGTCGCCTTCGCCATCCTCGTAATTATCTTCGGCACCATCCTCCTCATCTTCTGGCTCGTCCTCCGCCCTCACCTCCCCGATTTCTCCTTAGAATCCCTCTCCCTCTCCAACTTCAACGCCTCCAACCAGCGCGTGACCGCCACGTGGAATGCCCAGTTCCAAGTCTTCAATCCCAACAAGAAACTGTCCATCTCCTACGGCGACATTGTTTCGTCGGTTTTTCATAAGGATTATTTATTGACGGAGACGAGGATTGGGTCGTTCGTGCAGGGCACGCGCAACGTTAGCACTGTGCAGGCGAGTTATTCGGTGCTTGATTCTTACGTGGAGGCCAAGGTGGTGGATGCGATCAACGGCGAGAGGTCACGCGGCGAGGTCAAGTTCAGCGTCAGGGTGCTAGCTGACGTGGCGTTCCGATACGGCGGGTGGAGAGGACGGCGGAGGGTTCTTAGGGTTTGGTGTAATGACGTGGCGCTGAGTGGTTCGTCGGGGAAGATGACCGGTGGGCCCACAAAATGCAGCGTTGATTGA